Proteins encoded together in one Streptomyces sp. NA04227 window:
- the hppD gene encoding 4-hydroxyphenylpyruvate dioxygenase, with amino-acid sequence MGTSAHVDSGAVTAEGAEPFPVKGMDAVVFAVGNARQAAHYYSSAFGMRLVAYAGPENGSRETASYVLENGSARFVLTSVIKAADDWSGFLAEHVAAHGDGVVDLALEVPDARAAHAYALAHGARSLTEPYELTDEYGTVVLAAIGTYGQTRHTLVDRTRYHGPYLPGFSPAKPLVAPPPRRTFRAIDHCVGNVELGRMNEWVGFYQRVMGFTNMKEFVGDDIATEYSALMSKVVADGTRTVKFPINEPAEGRRKSQIDEYLEFYGGAGVQHIALVTDDIVRTVRIMREGGVRFLETPDSYYETLGEWVGETRVPLETLRELKILADRDEDGYLLQIFTKPVQDRPTVFFEIIERHGSMGFGKGNFKALFEAIEREQAKRGNL; translated from the coding sequence ATGGGTACTTCCGCACACGTCGACTCCGGAGCCGTCACCGCCGAGGGGGCCGAGCCCTTCCCGGTCAAGGGCATGGACGCGGTCGTCTTCGCCGTGGGCAACGCCCGGCAGGCCGCCCACTACTACTCCAGCGCGTTCGGGATGCGGCTTGTCGCGTACGCCGGACCGGAGAACGGCAGCCGTGAGACGGCGAGTTACGTGCTGGAGAACGGCTCGGCCCGGTTCGTCCTGACCTCGGTGATCAAGGCTGCCGACGACTGGTCGGGGTTTCTCGCGGAGCATGTGGCCGCGCACGGTGACGGCGTGGTCGACCTCGCCCTGGAGGTGCCGGACGCCCGCGCGGCCCACGCGTACGCCCTCGCCCACGGTGCCCGCTCGCTCACCGAGCCGTACGAGCTCACCGACGAGTACGGCACCGTCGTCCTGGCCGCCATCGGCACCTACGGCCAGACCCGGCACACCCTGGTCGACCGGACCCGCTACCACGGCCCGTACCTGCCGGGCTTCTCGCCCGCCAAGCCGCTCGTGGCCCCGCCGCCCAGGCGCACCTTCCGGGCCATCGACCACTGTGTGGGCAACGTCGAACTCGGCAGGATGAACGAGTGGGTCGGCTTCTACCAGCGGGTCATGGGCTTCACGAACATGAAGGAGTTCGTGGGCGACGACATCGCCACCGAGTACAGCGCGCTGATGTCGAAGGTGGTCGCCGACGGCACCCGTACCGTCAAGTTCCCGATCAACGAGCCCGCCGAGGGCAGGCGCAAGTCGCAGATCGACGAGTACCTGGAGTTCTACGGCGGCGCGGGGGTGCAGCACATCGCCCTGGTCACGGACGACATCGTCCGTACGGTGCGCATCATGCGGGAGGGGGGCGTGCGGTTCCTGGAGACCCCGGACTCGTACTACGAGACCCTGGGGGAGTGGGTCGGCGAGACGCGGGTGCCGCTGGAGACGCTGCGCGAGCTGAAGATCCTGGCCGACCGCGACGAGGACGGCTATCTGCTGCAGATCTTCACCAAGCCGGTCCAGGACCGGCCGACCGTGTTCTTCGAGATCATCGAACGGCACGGCTCGATGGGCTTCGGCAAGGGCAACTTCAAGGCGCTGTTCGAGGCCATCGAGCGGGAGCAGGCCAAGCGCGGAAACCTCTGA
- a CDS encoding RDD family protein, giving the protein MSNEPPQGNSGHPPEDDPFRKPSPGGASPYDSPQGGTPFSTPPSSGGSGGGSPYGDPPPSGGGGPYDNGGQGGYGGGGGGPYGPGGQDPYGSGGPYGGGPGGDPLAGMPPLADSGKRVLARLIDMIIVGAVVLLIGWLFSVGSYDVDPDKVEYGESFGQSLIAAVLYIAYDTLLIAKTGQTLGKRLMKQRVANLENGSTPSMQTSLLRAAVLWIPFAFCCACVWTIICGGWSFFDKPYKQGLHDKAAKTVVVSVP; this is encoded by the coding sequence ATGAGCAATGAACCGCCGCAGGGAAACTCCGGCCACCCGCCGGAAGACGACCCGTTCCGCAAGCCTTCCCCGGGTGGTGCGTCGCCCTACGACTCCCCGCAGGGCGGCACGCCGTTCAGCACCCCGCCCTCCTCGGGCGGTTCCGGGGGCGGTTCGCCGTACGGTGATCCGCCTCCGTCGGGAGGCGGAGGCCCCTACGACAACGGTGGCCAGGGCGGCTACGGCGGTGGTGGTGGGGGACCCTACGGTCCCGGCGGCCAGGACCCCTACGGCAGCGGCGGCCCCTACGGCGGCGGGCCGGGCGGCGATCCGCTCGCGGGCATGCCGCCCCTTGCCGACTCCGGCAAGCGGGTGCTGGCCCGCCTGATCGACATGATCATCGTGGGCGCGGTGGTCCTGCTGATCGGCTGGCTCTTCTCGGTCGGCTCCTACGACGTCGACCCGGACAAGGTCGAGTACGGCGAGTCCTTCGGGCAGTCGCTGATCGCGGCCGTGCTCTACATCGCGTACGACACACTGCTGATCGCCAAGACGGGACAGACCCTGGGCAAGCGGCTGATGAAGCAGCGCGTGGCCAACCTGGAGAACGGCTCGACCCCGTCCATGCAGACCTCGCTGCTGCGCGCGGCCGTGCTGTGGATCCCGTTCGCCTTCTGCTGCGCCTGCGTGTGGACGATCATCTGCGGCGGCTGGAGCTTCTTCGACAAGCCCTACAAGCAGGGCCTGCACGACAAGGCGGCCAAGACGGTGGTGGTCAGCGTTCCCTAG
- a CDS encoding SsgA family sporulation/cell division regulator — protein MHSVVERELELHLVLSPERSIPVPARFTYRTDDPFAVHITFHIGSESPVHWTFARELLVEGVFRPCGQGDVRVWPTKSQGRSVVLMALSSPDGDALLEAPAAIVSAWLERTLRVVPPGSEGERLRIDDGLAELLAPTVADDLWLSDPWQLDDQQDGE, from the coding sequence ATGCACAGCGTGGTGGAACGCGAACTCGAGCTGCATCTGGTGCTGTCGCCAGAGCGCAGCATCCCGGTACCGGCCCGGTTCACCTATCGCACGGACGACCCCTTCGCCGTCCACATCACCTTCCACATCGGCTCGGAGAGCCCGGTGCACTGGACCTTCGCCAGGGAACTGCTCGTGGAGGGCGTGTTCCGCCCGTGCGGCCAGGGCGACGTACGGGTGTGGCCGACCAAGTCGCAGGGCCGCAGCGTGGTGCTCATGGCACTCAGCTCGCCCGACGGCGACGCGCTGCTCGAGGCGCCGGCCGCCATCGTCTCCGCCTGGCTGGAGCGGACCCTGAGGGTGGTTCCTCCGGGCTCTGAGGGCGAGCGGCTCCGCATTGACGACGGCCTCGCCGAGCTGCTCGCTCCCACTGTGGCCGACGACCTCTGGCTCAGCGACCCGTGGCAGCTGGACGACCAGCAGGACGGGGAGTGA
- a CDS encoding immune inhibitor A domain-containing protein, with the protein MTSRKRTFRATAVAVALAAATAGLAVANSAQAGETEDRPQSVERHDPAPGAELDKHGHEVPEHNLAGPFTKKADAQRKAALEQVLSGEAKVEKRGASNVVKLDNKKYVELGREKTDKIFTILVEFGDKVDKESTFDPDGDGPKPPVTKYGGDPGPARNQIAEPDRKDDNSTAWKKDFNREHFQDLYFGEGKDSDGKKKESLKTYYERTSSGRYSVEGEVSDWVKVPWNEGRYGSNYCGDHNCPNVWDTVKDGVTAWVADQKEQGKTDAEIKQTLAKYDAWDRYDFDSDGNFNESDGYIDHFQIVHAGEDESAGGGAQGEHALWAHRWYAYGDEAGHTGPANNKAGGTQIGDTGIWVGDYTMQPENGGLGVFAHEYGHDLGLPDHYDTTGGGDNSVGFWSLMSAGSWLGTGKESIGDLPGDMTSWDKLQLGWLKYTKGKAATKSTHKLGVSEYNTKNPQALLVELPKKKVTTTVVKPTEGSKQWWSNQGDNLKNTLSRSVDLTGKQKAELTLNGWWDIEKGYDYLYTEVSTDGGKQFTPLNGTADGKEITKDGADRPALTDVSKTYKKLVFPLDEYAGKKIDLRFRYNTDGGAGGKGFAADEIVVNADGKALFSDNAEGDDNGWTVNGFSRIGESFTKDYEQYYIAENRQYVSYDKTLKVGPYNFGWRESRPNWVEHYPYQNGLLVWLWDSSQKDNNTSVHPGTGLILPVDAHPKALKWKDGKVMVNKIQTFDSTFTTARTDAFTLHSKDVAVKLPALKGNSVFNDRTGTYWFKDNPTGSVKVPDTNTQIKIAGWGKDGSTVTVKVAPAK; encoded by the coding sequence GTGACCAGCAGGAAACGTACTTTCAGAGCCACCGCGGTGGCCGTCGCACTGGCGGCGGCCACCGCAGGTCTCGCGGTCGCCAACTCGGCACAGGCGGGCGAGACCGAGGACCGGCCGCAGTCGGTCGAGCGGCACGACCCGGCTCCGGGCGCCGAACTGGACAAGCACGGGCACGAGGTGCCCGAGCACAACCTGGCGGGCCCGTTCACCAAGAAGGCCGACGCCCAGCGCAAGGCGGCCCTGGAGCAGGTCCTGTCGGGCGAAGCCAAGGTGGAGAAGCGCGGCGCCTCCAACGTGGTGAAGCTCGACAACAAGAAGTACGTCGAACTCGGCCGCGAGAAGACGGACAAGATCTTCACCATCCTGGTCGAGTTCGGCGACAAGGTGGACAAGGAGTCGACCTTCGACCCGGACGGCGACGGCCCCAAGCCGCCGGTGACCAAGTACGGCGGCGACCCGGGCCCGGCGCGCAACCAGATCGCCGAGCCGGACCGCAAGGACGACAACAGCACCGCCTGGAAGAAGGACTTCAACCGGGAGCACTTCCAGGACCTCTACTTCGGTGAGGGCAAGGACTCCGACGGCAAGAAGAAGGAGTCCCTGAAGACCTACTACGAGCGGACCTCCTCCGGTCGTTACTCGGTCGAGGGCGAGGTCTCCGACTGGGTCAAGGTGCCGTGGAACGAGGGCCGCTACGGCTCCAACTACTGCGGTGACCACAACTGCCCCAACGTCTGGGACACGGTCAAGGACGGCGTGACCGCCTGGGTCGCCGACCAGAAGGAACAGGGCAAGACCGACGCCGAGATCAAGCAGACCCTGGCCAAGTACGACGCCTGGGACCGCTACGACTTCGACAGCGACGGCAACTTCAACGAGTCCGACGGCTACATCGACCACTTCCAGATCGTGCACGCCGGTGAGGACGAGTCCGCGGGTGGCGGCGCTCAGGGCGAGCACGCGCTGTGGGCGCACCGCTGGTACGCCTACGGCGACGAGGCCGGTCACACCGGTCCCGCCAACAACAAGGCGGGCGGCACCCAGATCGGCGACACCGGTATCTGGGTCGGCGACTACACGATGCAGCCGGAGAACGGCGGCCTCGGCGTCTTCGCCCACGAGTACGGTCACGACCTCGGTCTGCCGGACCACTACGACACCACCGGTGGCGGCGACAACTCGGTGGGCTTCTGGTCGCTGATGTCGGCCGGTTCGTGGCTGGGCACCGGCAAGGAGTCGATCGGCGACCTGCCGGGCGACATGACCTCCTGGGACAAGCTCCAGCTCGGCTGGCTGAAGTACACCAAGGGCAAGGCGGCCACCAAGTCGACGCACAAGCTGGGTGTTTCGGAGTACAACACGAAGAACCCGCAGGCGCTGCTCGTCGAACTGCCCAAGAAGAAGGTCACCACCACGGTGGTCAAGCCCACCGAGGGCAGCAAGCAGTGGTGGAGCAACCAGGGTGACAACCTCAAGAACACCCTGAGCCGCAGCGTCGACCTCACCGGCAAGCAGAAGGCCGAGCTGACGCTCAACGGCTGGTGGGACATCGAGAAGGGCTACGACTACCTCTACACCGAGGTGTCCACCGACGGCGGCAAGCAGTTCACGCCGCTCAACGGCACCGCGGACGGCAAGGAGATAACGAAGGACGGCGCCGACCGTCCGGCCCTGACCGACGTCTCCAAGACGTACAAGAAGCTCGTCTTCCCGCTGGACGAGTACGCCGGCAAGAAGATCGACCTCCGCTTCCGCTACAACACCGACGGCGGCGCCGGCGGCAAGGGCTTCGCGGCGGACGAGATCGTCGTGAACGCCGACGGCAAGGCGCTGTTCAGCGACAACGCCGAGGGCGACGACAACGGCTGGACCGTCAACGGCTTCTCGCGCATCGGTGAGTCCTTCACCAAGGACTACGAGCAGTACTACATCGCCGAGAACCGTCAGTACGTCTCGTACGACAAGACCCTCAAGGTCGGCCCGTACAACTTCGGCTGGCGCGAGTCCCGTCCCAACTGGGTGGAGCACTACCCGTACCAGAACGGCCTGCTCGTCTGGCTGTGGGACAGCTCGCAGAAGGACAACAACACCAGCGTCCACCCGGGCACCGGTCTGATCCTTCCCGTCGACGCCCACCCGAAGGCGCTCAAGTGGAAGGACGGCAAGGTCATGGTCAACAAGATCCAGACCTTCGACTCGACCTTCACCACGGCGCGGACGGACGCGTTCACCCTGCACAGCAAGGACGTTGCGGTGAAGCTCCCGGCGCTGAAGGGCAACTCGGTCTTCAACGACCGCACCGGGACCTACTGGTTCAAGGACAACCCGACCGGCAGCGTGAAGGTGCCCGACACCAACACGCAGATCAAGATCGCCGGCTGGGGCAAGGACGGCTCGACCGTGACGGTCAAGGTCGCTCCGGCGAAGTAG
- a CDS encoding S16 family serine protease: protein MLSRLSRLSRPKILAVCALPVVALLATAVFAPLPFAVAQPGSTADVLGSNKGEPVITISGAPTRKTEGRLLMTTIVATGPGTRVDLGDVWDNWFREDRAVMPYDSVYPSGDTTEEIERHNLDQMEKSQDTATQAALKHLGEDPGKVDVELRLARVGGPSAGLLFALGIVDKLDGNGSGGDLTGGRVIAGTGTIAADGKVGAVGGVELKTQAARRDGATVFLVPKDECDQAEAELPEGLRLIPVTDLKGAVQSLSALDKGQRVPSC, encoded by the coding sequence GTGCTCTCCCGCCTCTCTCGCCTCTCCCGCCCCAAGATCCTGGCCGTCTGCGCGCTGCCCGTGGTGGCGCTGCTCGCCACGGCGGTGTTCGCGCCGTTGCCGTTCGCCGTGGCGCAGCCCGGTTCGACGGCCGATGTGCTCGGCAGCAACAAGGGTGAGCCGGTGATCACGATCTCCGGTGCGCCGACCCGCAAGACCGAGGGCCGGCTGCTGATGACGACGATCGTGGCGACCGGTCCGGGCACCCGGGTGGACCTCGGCGACGTCTGGGACAACTGGTTCCGTGAGGACCGCGCGGTGATGCCGTACGACTCGGTCTATCCGAGCGGCGACACCACCGAGGAGATCGAGCGGCACAACCTCGACCAGATGGAGAAGTCGCAGGACACCGCCACCCAGGCTGCCCTGAAGCACCTCGGTGAGGACCCCGGCAAGGTCGACGTGGAGCTGCGGCTCGCCCGGGTCGGCGGCCCGAGCGCGGGGCTGCTGTTCGCGCTCGGTATCGTCGACAAGCTCGACGGCAACGGCTCGGGTGGCGATCTGACCGGTGGCCGCGTGATCGCCGGTACCGGCACCATCGCGGCCGACGGCAAGGTCGGCGCCGTGGGCGGCGTGGAACTCAAGACCCAGGCCGCCCGGCGCGACGGAGCCACCGTCTTCCTGGTCCCGAAGGACGAGTGCGACCAGGCCGAGGCGGAGCTCCCCGAGGGGCTGCGGCTGATCCCGGTGACCGACCTCAAGGGCGCGGTGCAGTCGCTGAGCGCGCTGGACAAGGGGCAGCGGGTCCCCTCCTGCTGA
- a CDS encoding IclR family transcriptional regulator encodes MTAETSQTLDRGLRVLKLLADTDHGLTVTELSHRLEVNRTVVYRLLATLEQHALVRRDLGGRARVGLGVLRLGRQVHPLVREAALPALRSLAEDIGATAHLTLVDGTEALAVAVVEPTWTDYHVAYRAGFRHPLDRGAAGRAILAARQAVGADPGYTLTHGELEAGASGAAAPLLGVTGIEGSVGVVMLAESVPERVGVRVVEAAREVADALR; translated from the coding sequence GTGACCGCGGAGACATCCCAGACGCTCGACCGAGGACTCCGTGTCCTCAAGCTGCTTGCCGACACCGACCACGGGCTGACCGTCACCGAGCTGTCCCACCGGCTCGAGGTGAACCGGACCGTGGTGTACCGGCTGCTCGCCACCTTGGAACAGCATGCCCTGGTCCGGCGCGACCTCGGTGGCCGGGCCCGGGTCGGCCTCGGTGTGCTGAGGCTGGGCCGCCAGGTCCACCCACTGGTACGGGAGGCCGCGCTGCCCGCGCTGCGGTCCCTGGCCGAGGACATCGGCGCCACGGCGCATCTCACCCTGGTCGACGGTACGGAGGCGCTCGCCGTCGCCGTGGTGGAGCCGACCTGGACCGACTACCACGTCGCCTACCGCGCCGGTTTCCGTCACCCGCTGGACCGGGGCGCGGCGGGCCGGGCGATACTCGCCGCCCGCCAGGCCGTCGGCGCGGACCCCGGATACACGCTCACCCACGGCGAGTTGGAGGCCGGGGCCAGCGGCGCCGCGGCACCGCTGCTCGGCGTCACCGGTATAGAGGGCAGCGTCGGCGTGGTCATGCTCGCCGAGTCCGTACCCGAACGGGTCGGCGTACGTGTGGTCGAGGCCGCCCGCGAGGTGGCGGACGCCCTGCGCTGA
- a CDS encoding FAD-binding oxidoreductase gives MSSTLVERLRAGLPDGAVLTDPDVTAAYANDMASFCDSEPPAVVALPRTVEEVQHIMRTATELRVPVVPQGARSGLSGAANTSAGSIALSLVKMDRILEINPVDRIAVVEPGVINADLSKAVLAEGLFYPPDPSSWEQCTIGGNIGTASGGLCCVKYGVTAEYVLGLEVVLADGRLMSTGRRTAKGVAGYDLTRLFVGSEGSLGVVVKAVLGLRPAPPPQLVLAAEFDSVRAACEAVVAIMGAGAPDGSRAGAPALLELMDRTTLRAVNSFARMGLPESTDALLLAAFDSSDPAADLAVVGALCEAAGATQVVPAEDQAESELLLQARRLSLTALEAVKGTTMIDDVCVPRSRLADLLEGVRRIADKHDLTIGVCAHAGDGNTHPTVCFDASDAEESRRARESFDEIMALGLDLGGTITGEHGVGVLKKEWLARELGPVGLEMQRAVKHAFDPLNILNPGKLF, from the coding sequence ATGAGCAGCACTCTCGTCGAGCGCCTCCGTGCCGGACTGCCCGACGGGGCGGTCCTCACCGACCCCGATGTCACCGCCGCCTACGCCAACGACATGGCCAGCTTCTGCGACTCCGAGCCACCCGCCGTGGTCGCCTTGCCGCGCACCGTCGAAGAGGTGCAGCACATCATGCGCACCGCGACCGAACTGCGGGTGCCGGTGGTCCCGCAGGGCGCGCGCAGCGGCCTTTCCGGGGCGGCCAACACCAGCGCGGGCTCCATTGCCCTGTCGCTGGTGAAGATGGACCGCATCCTGGAGATCAACCCCGTCGACCGGATCGCGGTCGTCGAGCCGGGAGTGATCAACGCGGACCTGTCCAAGGCGGTTCTCGCCGAGGGCCTCTTCTACCCGCCGGACCCCTCCAGTTGGGAACAGTGCACGATCGGCGGCAACATCGGCACCGCCTCGGGCGGGCTGTGCTGCGTCAAGTACGGGGTCACCGCGGAGTACGTCCTCGGCCTGGAGGTCGTCCTCGCCGACGGACGCCTGATGAGCACCGGGCGGCGCACGGCGAAGGGCGTCGCCGGATACGACCTGACCCGGCTGTTCGTCGGGTCCGAGGGCAGCCTCGGTGTGGTGGTGAAGGCGGTGCTCGGACTGCGGCCCGCGCCGCCGCCGCAGTTGGTGCTCGCCGCCGAGTTCGACAGTGTCCGGGCCGCCTGCGAGGCGGTGGTCGCCATCATGGGCGCCGGGGCACCGGACGGCAGCCGGGCCGGGGCGCCCGCCCTGCTCGAACTCATGGACCGTACGACGCTGCGCGCGGTCAACTCCTTCGCGCGGATGGGCCTTCCCGAGAGCACCGACGCGCTGCTGCTCGCCGCCTTCGACAGCAGTGACCCGGCCGCCGACCTCGCCGTGGTCGGCGCCCTGTGCGAGGCCGCCGGTGCCACCCAGGTCGTCCCGGCCGAGGACCAGGCCGAGTCCGAACTGCTGCTCCAGGCACGGCGGTTGTCGCTCACCGCGCTGGAGGCGGTCAAGGGCACCACGATGATCGACGACGTCTGCGTACCGCGTTCCCGGCTCGCCGACCTCCTCGAAGGCGTCCGGCGGATCGCGGACAAGCACGACCTCACCATCGGGGTGTGCGCCCACGCGGGCGATGGCAACACCCACCCCACCGTCTGCTTCGACGCCTCCGACGCCGAGGAGTCCCGGCGCGCCCGTGAGTCCTTCGACGAGATCATGGCCCTCGGCCTGGACCTCGGCGGCACCATCACCGGGGAGCACGGCGTCGGCGTACTCAAGAAGGAGTGGCTGGCACGCGAACTCGGGCCCGTGGGCCTGGAGATGCAGCGGGCGGTCAAGCACGCCTTCGACCCGCTGAACATCCTCAACCCGGGCAAGCTGTTCTGA
- a CDS encoding RDD family protein: protein MSAPTPASGDERPREGYYPDPSIPGYVRYWNGVSWVPGTSRPAPTDGTPLPAPPGAGVPAAQETGPLFFDEDPSAAARQQNGPATGALPQQGTGEAGESGASYAANSANTANSANTTNAAGGSWGADPTRQAGFGGAQDSRVGWGTSAGAGAPQGSAAPVADPRGTGGAGGAGGAGSPATGQAPGGPSGSGDGDVRSDGTVTMRAIKPGARRPELPSAGSDGAPALEGTVMFRRPEIPGRGDSDSGAVSGGGTAPAAGQAWGSGSQGAGTQAPGSQGSGSQSTGANSGAQKAGSGARGGAAAREGRSPSANEGTMAIRLPKPTAPDAAASNTAHTANPSASNPSAPNASAPAAQQPAPGQIPGSVPGQTSGHVPGQPLGSAPGQAPGQASFPGPAAGWPHQQGGQGGAESEPPVVPWKPPVEDPFLAAAQAQAAGRPAALGKRLLARLIDTVVVGGVTALAAVPLGTQALDHINDKIDEAKLSGETVTVWLLDGTTSVSLAVVLAVLFLTGLLYEALPTAKWGRTLGKKLCGLDVRDIEGHEPPRFGASVRRWLAHTVPSLLVIGVIGLAWCVFDRPWRQCWHDKAARTFVAG from the coding sequence ATGAGCGCCCCCACACCGGCCTCCGGCGACGAACGGCCCCGCGAGGGTTACTACCCGGACCCCTCCATTCCCGGATATGTCCGGTACTGGAACGGTGTCTCCTGGGTTCCGGGTACCAGCCGTCCGGCGCCCACCGACGGCACCCCGCTGCCCGCCCCGCCCGGCGCGGGCGTACCCGCGGCACAGGAGACGGGCCCCCTCTTCTTCGACGAGGACCCCTCCGCCGCCGCCCGCCAGCAGAACGGCCCGGCCACCGGCGCCCTCCCGCAACAGGGCACGGGCGAGGCGGGGGAGAGCGGCGCCTCGTACGCGGCGAACTCCGCGAACACGGCGAACTCCGCGAACACGACGAACGCGGCGGGCGGTTCGTGGGGTGCCGACCCCACCCGTCAGGCCGGGTTCGGTGGTGCGCAGGACTCCCGTGTCGGCTGGGGTACTTCGGCTGGTGCCGGTGCGCCGCAGGGCTCCGCCGCTCCGGTCGCCGATCCGCGCGGAACCGGTGGTGCCGGTGGTGCCGGTGGCGCGGGTTCGCCCGCCACGGGGCAGGCCCCCGGCGGCCCGTCCGGCTCCGGCGACGGCGACGTACGCAGCGACGGCACGGTCACCATGCGTGCCATCAAGCCCGGCGCACGTCGCCCGGAGCTGCCGAGCGCGGGTTCGGACGGCGCGCCCGCCCTTGAGGGCACCGTGATGTTCCGCCGCCCGGAGATTCCCGGCCGTGGCGACTCCGACTCCGGCGCCGTGTCCGGCGGCGGTACGGCTCCCGCCGCGGGACAGGCCTGGGGCAGCGGCTCCCAGGGCGCGGGTACGCAGGCCCCTGGATCCCAGGGCTCCGGATCTCAGAGCACTGGCGCCAACTCCGGTGCGCAGAAGGCAGGTTCGGGTGCGCGTGGCGGTGCCGCCGCACGCGAGGGGCGCTCGCCGAGCGCCAACGAGGGCACGATGGCGATCCGGCTGCCGAAGCCCACCGCCCCCGACGCCGCCGCCTCCAACACCGCGCACACGGCCAACCCCTCGGCCTCGAACCCCTCGGCCCCGAACGCCTCCGCCCCGGCCGCCCAGCAGCCCGCCCCCGGCCAGATCCCGGGCTCCGTACCGGGTCAGACCTCGGGCCACGTACCCGGCCAGCCCCTCGGCTCCGCACCGGGCCAGGCCCCCGGCCAGGCGTCCTTCCCCGGACCGGCCGCCGGGTGGCCGCATCAGCAGGGCGGGCAGGGCGGCGCCGAGTCGGAGCCGCCGGTGGTGCCGTGGAAGCCGCCGGTGGAGGACCCGTTCCTGGCCGCCGCGCAGGCGCAGGCCGCCGGGCGGCCCGCGGCGCTCGGCAAGCGGCTGCTCGCGCGGCTGATCGACACCGTGGTGGTCGGCGGGGTCACGGCGCTGGCCGCGGTCCCGCTCGGCACCCAGGCGCTCGACCACATCAACGACAAGATCGACGAGGCCAAGCTCTCCGGCGAGACCGTGACGGTCTGGCTGCTCGACGGCACCACCTCGGTCAGCCTCGCCGTCGTCCTCGCCGTCCTGTTCCTCACCGGTCTCCTCTACGAGGCCCTGCCCACCGCCAAGTGGGGCCGCACGCTGGGCAAGAAGCTGTGCGGTCTGGACGTACGCGACATCGAGGGCCACGAGCCGCCGCGCTTCGGCGCCTCGGTACGGCGATGGCTGGCGCACACGGTGCCCTCTCTCCTGGTGATCGGTGTGATCGGCCTGGCGTGGTGCGTGTTCGACCGCCCGTGGCGCCAGTGCTGGCACGACAAGGCGGCGCGTACGTTCGTCGCGGGCTGA